TGCCCGTGGACCCGCCAAGCGGTGTGAGCGGCGCCGAGATGCCGGACTGGGCGCGCCCCACGCCGCCTGCCGCCAACGTGCCGAGCAGCGCCGCCGCCAGCGCGAACGTCACGATGCCCCGCAGTCTGCCTTGCATCCGCACGGTCCTCACCTCCCGGTCACGCTTTGCCCCGGCGCAATTGCTCGCCGTCGAACGGTTCAACGCGACCAAACGTACCACGAATCGCGGTGCGATGCGGTTGCGCGTTGGCACCAGGCAGCAGAATTCTCCCACGCCGCCCCTGCCGGGCGTCGGCCGGACTCGCTTGAAGGCGCTCGGGCCGATCGCTACGGCTTCGGCGTCTGCGGCGGCCACTGGTTGCGCACGCCGGCGCCCACCGTCTGTTTGAAGTGGGTCATCAGCTCGTCCAGTGTCCAGAAGCCGTTGGGATTGATGATCGTGCGGATCGGCTCGGGCTCGCTGAGCAAGCTGATCAGGTCTCCGCCCACCACAAAATTACGCCCGTTGACGTAGGCTGCTTCATCCGTGGCCAGATAGGCCACCAGCGGCGCCACGTGCTCGGGGAGCATCGCCGCGATGCTGCCGGGCCCGCCGCCGTCGGGCACGCCGGCCGAGACTCCGGTTTGCTGCGAACGGGCGGCGGCCGCGCGCATCTCGTCGGAGATCGTCAGACGGCTGGCGGCGCGCGGCCGGATCGCGTTGGCCGTGACGCCGTAGCGGCCGAGGTCGCGCGCCAGCGTACGCGTGAGGCCGACAATGCCCTCTTTAGCCGCACTGTAGTTGGCCTGACCCATGTTGCCCAGGCCCGATTCCGAGGAGGTGCTGATGATGCGGCCGGAGCGCTGCTGGCGGAAGATGATGCTTGCGGCCCGGGTCACGGTGAAGTGCCCCTTGAGATGCACCGCGATCACCGCGTCCCACTCTTCCTCGGACATGTTGAAGATCATACGGTCGCGCAGGATGCCGGCGTTGTTGACGAGGATATCCAGCCGGCCGAAGCCGTCGAGCGCGGCCTTGACCATGTTCTCGCCGGCCCGCATCTCGGCGACGTTGTCGTAATTAGCCACAGCGCGGCCGCCGGCGGCCTTGATCTCGGCGACCACCTCGTCTGCCGGCGACGGTGAGGCGCCCTCGCCGTGGCTGCTGCCGCCCATGTCGTTTACCACGACGGCAGCGCCCTCCGCCGCCAGGAGCAAGGCCTCGGCGCGGCCGATGCCGCGCCCGCCGCCCGTGACGATGGCAACCTTGCCCGCAAGCCTGTTCGCCATGAATATCGCCTCTCCCACCTGGACTGTTCGCGAAGGCGGCACCGGCGCATGCGGCCGCCGGAAGTGATGGCCTTAGCTGCCGAGCCGGCTGCGCCGATCGCGCACGGCGCAGCGTAGCACGGAGGAGGCGAAGGCTCCACGTGCGGGCCGTCGCGGAAGTGGCCTGTGCTATACTCGGCCTTGCCGGCCAGTTCGGAGAGGTGTCCGAGTGGTTGATGGTGCCGCTCTCGAAAAGCGGTAGGTGATGAGCCTCGTGGGTTCGAATCCCACCCTCTCCGCCGGTGGCCGGCGGCACGGCGATGCAGGGGCCGTCCAGCGGACCGGCAGATATGGCGCAGGGTGAAGCGGGAAGCCGGCCGGCTTC
The window above is part of the Dehalococcoidia bacterium genome. Proteins encoded here:
- a CDS encoding SDR family NAD(P)-dependent oxidoreductase, with protein sequence MANRLAGKVAIVTGGGRGIGRAEALLLAAEGAAVVVNDMGGSSHGEGASPSPADEVVAEIKAAGGRAVANYDNVAEMRAGENMVKAALDGFGRLDILVNNAGILRDRMIFNMSEEEWDAVIAVHLKGHFTVTRAASIIFRQQRSGRIISTSSESGLGNMGQANYSAAKEGIVGLTRTLARDLGRYGVTANAIRPRAASRLTISDEMRAAAARSQQTGVSAGVPDGGGPGSIAAMLPEHVAPLVAYLATDEAAYVNGRNFVVGGDLISLLSEPEPIRTIINPNGFWTLDELMTHFKQTVGAGVRNQWPPQTPKP